In Triticum aestivum cultivar Chinese Spring chromosome 5B, IWGSC CS RefSeq v2.1, whole genome shotgun sequence, the following proteins share a genomic window:
- the LOC123114831 gene encoding serine carboxypeptidase 1-like produces MSNTSLCLLLLICVAAWHADASQEARLRELILSKRASTSSSSNSVDEPMIGTTAASSLRAEHSVSDQSDQKDADRIAALPGQPPNGVGFSQYSGHVTVDEKNGRALFYYLVEAATNAATRPLVLWLNGGPGCSSFGYGAMGELGPFRINSDNRTLSTNEHAWNNVANVLFLESPAGVGFSYSNTTSDYDKSGDQRTSEDAFLFLVSWFERFPEYKGRSFYISGESYAGHYVPQLAATILSHNTSINLQGILVGNPYLDDNMNTKGVMDFLWSHAVISDEVYANITKSCNFNLSDGSACSDAMAAYDTANTLLFDIYGPVCIDAPNGKYYPSRNVPGYDPCTGYYIDAYLNDPEVQKALHVRTTKWAGCTDLHWKDSSASIVPTLKWLMGQGLHVWLFSGDFDSVCPFTATRYSIHDLGVAITEPWRPWTANKEVGGYVEAYTGGLVFASVRGAGHQVPYFQPEKALILFSSFLKGTLPLYEKGH; encoded by the exons ATGAGCAACACTTCCTTGTGCCTCCTTCTCCTCATCTGCGTGGCCGCGTGGCACGCAGATGCGTCGCAGGAGGCTCGACTCAGAGAGTTGATCCTGTCCAAAAGGGCTAGCACCAGTAGCAGTAGCAACAGCGTAGATGAGCCAATGATAGGAACTACAGCCGCCAGTAGCCTCCGAGCAGAGCACTCTGTCTCTGACCAGAGCGATCAGAAGGATGCCGACAGGATCGCCGCGCTGCCGGGGCAGCCGCCCAACGGCGTCGGCTTCAGCCAGTACTCAGGCCACGTGACCGTCGACGAGAAGAACGGCCGCGCGCTCTTCTACTACCTTGTCGAGGCGGCCACCAACGCGGCGACGAGGCCGCTCGTCCTGTGGCTTAACGGAG GTCCAGGATGCTCATCCTTCGGCTACGGAGCAATGGGGGAGCTGGGCCCGTTCCGCATCAACAGCGACAACAGAACCCTCAGCACAAACGAGCACGCCTGGAACAACG TGGCCAACGTGCTCTTCCTTGAATCGCCTGCCGGCGTCGGGTTTTCCTACTCCAACACGACCTCCGACTACGACAAGAGCGGAGACCAGAGGACATCAGAGGACGCGTTCCTCTTCCTCGTCAGCTGGTTCGAGAGGTTCCCGGAGTACAAAGGCCGCTCCTTCTACATCTCCGGGGAGAGCTACGCCGGCCACTACGTGCCGCAGCTCGCAGCCACCATCTTGAGTCACAACACTTCCATAAACCTACAGGGTATTTTG GTGGGCAACCCATATCTTGATGATAACATGAACACGAAAGGGGTGATGGACTtcttgtggagccacgccgtgaTATCAGACGAGGTGTACGCCAACATCACCAAGAGCTGCAATTTCAATCTGTCGGATGGAAGCGCATGCTCTGACGCCATGGCCGCATATGACACTGCTAACACTCTCCTCTTCGACATTTACGGACCTGTTTGTATCGACGCGCCCAACGGAAAATACTACCCCAGCCGCAAT GTGCCGGGGTATGATCCATGCACCGGCTATTACATAGATGCTTACCTCAACGATCCTGAGGTGCAAAAGGCTCTACATGTTAGAACGACCAAGTGGGCAGGCTGCAC GGACTTGCACTGGAAAGATTCATCGGCGTCCATTGTGCCAACACTCAAATGGCTCATGGGCCAGGGgctgcatgtgtggttgttcag CGGCGATTTCGACTCCGTGTGCCCGTTTACCGCCACGAGGTACTCCATCCATGACCTTGGCGTCGCCATCACGGAGCCGTGGCGCCCATGGACCGCGAACAAAGAG GTTGGAGGGTACGTTGAAGCATACACGGGCGGTTTGGTTTTTGCATCTGTGAGGGGCGCTGGTCATCAGGTCCCTTACTTCCAGCCTGAGAAAGCTCTGATATTGTTCAGCTCGTTCCTGAAAGGAACGCTTCCACTCTATGAGAAGGGACACTAG
- the LOC123116298 gene encoding serine carboxypeptidase 1-like encodes MAGHTTTFFLLLVLLGASLADASQEDQLRKFILSKSEKRLASRARNANTPEGPDSWADASSFSHLPTRCPSPPVGAKAADKITALPGQPPRVNFDQYSGYVTVSEKYGRELFYYFVEAPYEAASKPLLLWLNGGPGCSSLGYGAMTELGPFRVNPDGKTLSGNKHAWNNLANVIFLESPAGVGFSHASNNPNNNNNVGDPRTAEDAFLFLLHWLERFPEYKGRDFYIAGESYGGHYVPQLATVIEYMNELYGGTLINLRGILVGNPYLDNYKNDEGSLEFLWNHGVISDEGWANIRENCTFTPKDDWQCFVASRKPRTGNIDLHNIYAPICLKSKRDGTYHSSGYLAGYDPCIDHYVLAYLNNGEVQQALHARANTSWTACSGDMDDVCPITATRYSVKDLNLPITKPWRPWYTPDSEVGGYVQQYKGGFTFASVRGAGHLVPSYQPKRALVLLYSFLKGVLPPADIPN; translated from the exons ATGGCTGGGCACACCACTACCTTCTTCCTGCTGCTCGTTCTGCTGGGCGCATCACTCGCGGATGCCTCCCAGGAGGATCAGCTCAGGAAGTTCATCTTGTCCAAGTCCGAGAAGAGGCTAGCTTCACGGGCCCGTAATGCAAACACACCTGAGGGACCTGACTCATGGGCCGACGCCAGCAGCTTCAGCCACCTGCCCACGCGATGCCCGAGCCCACCGGTGGGCGCCAAGGCGGCCGACAAGATCACCGCGCTGCCCGGCCAGCCCCCGCGGGTCAACTTCGACCAGTACTCCGGCTACGTCACCGTGAGCGAGAAGTACGGCCGGGAGCTCTTTTACTACTTCGTCGAGGCCCCCTACGAGGCGGCCTCCAAGCCGCTCCTCCTCTGGCTCAACGGTGGGCCCGGGTGCTCGTCGCTGGGGTACGGCGCCATGACGGAGCTCGGCCCGTTCCGAGTGAACCCCGACGGCAAGACCCTGAGCGGGAACAAGCATGCCTGGAACAACC TGGCCAACGTGATCTTCTTGGAGTCGCCGGCCGGCGTGGGGTTCTCCCACGCGAGCAACAACCCGAACAATAACAACAACGTTGGCGACCCGAGGACCGCCGAGGACGCGTTCCTCTTCCTGCTCCACTGGCTGGAGCGGTTCCCCGAGTACAAGGGCCGCGACTTCTACATCGCCGGAGAGAGCTACGGGGGCCACTACGTGCCGCAGCTAGCCACCGTGATCGAATACATGAACGAGCTCTACGGCGGCACTCTCATAAACCTCCGCGGCATCTTG GTCGGCAATCCATACCTCGACAATTACAAGAACGACGAGGGGAGCCTCGAGTTCTTATGGAACCACGGGGTGATCTCCGACGAGGGGTGGGCCAATATCCGTGAAAACTGCACCTTCACCCCGAAAGACGACTGGCAGTGCTTCGTGGCGTCGCGCAAGCCCCGGACAGGCAACATCGATCTCCACAACATATACGCCCCGATCTGCCTTAAGTCTAAACGCGACGGCACGTACCACTCGTCCGGCTAC CTGGCTGGCTACGATCCGTGCATCGACCACTACGTCCTTGCTTACCTCAACAATGGCGAGGTGCAACAAGCTCTGCACGCCCGGGCCAACACAAGTTGGACAGCTTGCAG TGGGGATATGGATGATGTGTGCCCCATTACCGCGACGAGGTACTCCGTCAAGGATCTCAACCTACCCATCACGAAGCCATGGCGCCCTTGGTACACCCCGGACAGCGAG GTCGGAGGCTATGTTCAGCAGTACAAGGGAGGCTTCACGTTTGCATCGGTCAGGGGTGCTGGCCATCTGGTTCCTAGTTACCAGCCAAAGAGAGCGCTTGTTCTTCTCTACTCTTTCCTCAAGGGCGTGCTCCCACCAGCTGACATCCCAAACTAA